A stretch of Spirochaeta cellobiosiphila DSM 17781 DNA encodes these proteins:
- a CDS encoding MotA/TolQ/ExbB proton channel family protein — protein MLDLIRDNWVMLLPILVLSIIGISLILERTFFYLYTNALSSKKFNIVKNLLRIGNLHQLRDTVKDQHSAIDSLILTFMSRQDSTSEVLVPILEASAMEWKNKLSKNINILLAISNISTLLGLLGTVTGMILTFYNMKNTGASDPSSLAGGISQALITTAAGLLVAIPNLFAYYGFSETLDKRLDELDILINELIAFRSN, from the coding sequence GTGTTAGACTTAATTAGAGACAATTGGGTTATGTTATTACCAATATTAGTTCTTTCCATTATTGGTATCTCTCTTATTCTTGAAAGAACCTTTTTTTATTTATATACCAATGCATTATCATCTAAAAAATTTAATATTGTCAAAAATCTTTTAAGAATTGGAAATTTACATCAACTAAGAGATACCGTAAAAGATCAACATTCCGCAATTGATAGTTTGATTCTAACTTTTATGTCTAGACAAGATAGTACTTCTGAAGTTCTTGTACCTATTTTAGAAGCTTCCGCCATGGAATGGAAAAATAAATTATCAAAAAATATCAATATTCTTTTAGCGATCTCTAATATTTCCACACTTTTAGGTTTATTAGGTACTGTAACTGGAATGATCTTAACCTTTTATAACATGAAAAATACAGGAGCTTCCGACCCTAGTTCTCTTGCAGGAGGTATATCGCAAGCCTTGATAACTACAGCAGCAGGACTACTTGTGGCCATTCCTAATTTATTTGCTTATTACGGTTTTTCCGAGACATTAGATAAAAGATTAGATGAATTGGATATTTTGATTAATGAATTGATAGCATTTAGGAGCAACTAG
- the bamA gene encoding outer membrane protein assembly factor BamA produces the protein MLKNKVIVVALLLIPLYLFAQEDNSNWYNGKIIKDIRFEGLKTVSKSELNGIVKPFIDQPFSDALFRDLQGRLYALEYFDGLIVPNAIPGNESRSNVIILFKVKEKPLVDKIIFDGNDKLRRSELMGAIVTKLDDMYRKSRVTLDEDAIIKAYKEKGFEKAKVSSRVETDSEKNLINLYFQIDEGIQTTIKKITFEGNRYASENTLKKLLDSKVKGFFNDGAYQDDVIAMDRQKIESYYWEKGYIDAKVVDIEKVYEDVEDENRQEVSLNFLINEGSQFTYGGTTFTGNKIFSSEKLREEITLKDGEVLNKNELESDFSKITDLYYENGYVFNTINKKEVRSGSVVSYNISIIERPRAHIRDIVVKGNEKTKDYVILREIPLESGEVFSKKKFVQGYQNLARLQYFNNVVPETPVSDDGLIDLIFNVEEGHTSDIILGIAFSGATDFPVSGQVKWQDRNFLGRGQTIGVEGNFSPTSQNLDVSFSESWIAGKRWSGGFDLTVAHTLYQNVPQDIMNPIFDESNKIIPDPYTGAYVFKSDYTDYNGDPANLSKNYSEGDTFPFPVTDNAWISTYNLVHDYDYYSGNNSSGSMEYDEYSVTIGVHTGYTWNLGVGRFNLSSAISSGLSLIDYDDTLYRPADPDIRNANGQWRLQNKLILGTSWDTRDLNYNATSGYRVAERLTLTGGFLGGDFHYTKEQLTGEYYKTLWKLPISSYDFTGVLRLKSTGTALMDPFDPFYNRDIDVGISSVNKLSIDGMFTARGWSDVDENGTALWDNKVELRIPIVKNIIAWDFIFDAVALFGDDTKNLSGNISKLDSLSDVNLEDFYFSYGLGPRFAIQNFPLAFYFVKPFGYINDEWVFDNDSPWENMNFILTFGIDLF, from the coding sequence ATGCTAAAAAATAAGGTAATCGTAGTTGCTTTGTTGTTAATACCATTATACCTGTTTGCACAAGAAGACAATTCTAACTGGTATAACGGAAAAATTATTAAAGATATAAGATTTGAAGGGTTAAAAACGGTATCTAAATCTGAATTGAATGGGATAGTTAAGCCGTTTATAGATCAACCTTTTTCAGATGCTCTTTTTCGAGATCTTCAAGGTCGTCTATATGCGTTAGAATATTTTGATGGTCTTATTGTTCCTAATGCTATTCCTGGTAATGAGAGTCGTTCAAATGTAATCATCTTATTTAAAGTAAAAGAAAAGCCTTTGGTAGATAAAATTATATTTGATGGGAATGATAAGTTACGAAGATCAGAATTAATGGGTGCAATAGTTACTAAATTGGATGATATGTACAGGAAAAGTAGAGTAACATTGGATGAAGATGCTATTATCAAAGCTTATAAAGAAAAGGGTTTTGAAAAAGCCAAAGTCTCTAGTAGAGTAGAGACTGATTCTGAGAAGAACCTAATTAATTTATATTTTCAGATTGATGAAGGAATACAAACTACAATAAAAAAGATAACCTTTGAAGGGAATCGTTATGCCTCTGAAAATACACTTAAGAAATTATTAGATTCAAAGGTAAAAGGTTTTTTTAATGATGGGGCCTATCAGGATGATGTAATAGCAATGGATCGTCAAAAAATAGAATCATATTATTGGGAAAAAGGATATATCGATGCAAAAGTTGTTGATATTGAAAAAGTATATGAAGATGTTGAAGATGAAAATAGACAAGAGGTCAGTCTAAATTTTTTAATCAATGAAGGTAGTCAATTTACCTATGGTGGGACAACCTTTACAGGAAATAAGATATTCTCCTCCGAAAAATTACGAGAAGAAATAACCCTTAAAGATGGAGAAGTTTTAAATAAAAATGAATTAGAATCCGATTTTTCAAAAATTACAGACTTGTACTATGAAAATGGATATGTGTTTAATACAATTAACAAAAAAGAAGTCAGATCTGGTAGTGTTGTTTCATATAATATTTCAATTATAGAAAGACCCAGAGCACATATTAGAGATATTGTAGTGAAGGGTAATGAAAAAACGAAGGACTATGTGATTCTGAGAGAAATACCGTTAGAATCTGGTGAGGTATTTAGTAAGAAAAAGTTTGTTCAAGGTTATCAAAACTTAGCAAGGCTACAGTATTTTAATAATGTGGTGCCTGAGACTCCTGTTTCTGATGATGGTTTGATTGATTTGATCTTTAATGTCGAAGAAGGTCATACTTCTGATATTATACTTGGAATCGCGTTTAGTGGGGCAACTGATTTTCCCGTATCAGGTCAAGTGAAATGGCAAGATCGAAATTTTTTAGGACGTGGTCAGACTATTGGTGTTGAAGGAAATTTTAGTCCCACTTCTCAAAATCTTGATGTTAGTTTTTCAGAAAGCTGGATAGCCGGAAAAAGATGGTCAGGAGGTTTTGATTTAACCGTCGCTCACACACTGTACCAAAATGTTCCACAGGATATCATGAATCCAATTTTTGATGAAAGTAATAAAATCATTCCAGATCCTTATACTGGGGCCTATGTTTTTAAGTCTGATTATACTGACTATAACGGAGATCCTGCTAACCTTTCAAAAAATTATTCTGAAGGAGATACTTTCCCATTCCCTGTTACAGACAATGCATGGATTTCCACATACAACTTAGTTCATGATTATGATTATTACTCAGGAAATAACTCATCAGGATCAATGGAATATGATGAATATTCTGTAACAATTGGAGTACATACTGGTTACACCTGGAATTTAGGTGTAGGAAGGTTTAATTTAAGTTCTGCTATAAGTAGTGGATTATCACTAATAGATTATGATGATACTTTATATAGACCTGCTGATCCTGACATACGTAATGCAAATGGACAATGGCGATTACAAAATAAATTAATATTGGGTACTAGTTGGGACACAAGAGACTTGAATTACAATGCAACTAGTGGTTATAGAGTAGCTGAAAGATTGACTTTAACTGGTGGTTTTTTAGGTGGTGATTTTCATTACACTAAAGAACAACTGACAGGTGAATATTATAAAACTCTATGGAAATTGCCAATTTCCTCTTATGACTTCACTGGAGTTCTTAGGTTAAAATCAACAGGAACTGCTTTGATGGATCCATTTGATCCGTTTTATAATAGGGATATAGATGTCGGGATATCTTCTGTCAATAAGCTATCTATTGATGGAATGTTTACAGCAAGAGGGTGGAGTGACGTTGATGAGAACGGTACAGCATTATGGGATAATAAAGTTGAATTAAGAATCCCTATTGTGAAGAATATAATTGCTTGGGATTTTATCTTTGATGCTGTGGCTTTATTTGGGGATGACACAAAGAATTTAAGTGGAAACATCTCAAAATTGGACTCCTTAAGTGATGTTAATCTTGAAGACTTCTATTTTAGTTATGGTTTAGGACCAAGATTTGCTATTCAGAATTTTCCACTTGCATTCTACTTTGTTAAACCATTTGGTTATATTAATGATGAATGGGTTTTTGATAATGATTCCCCATGGGAGAATATGAATTTTATATTGACGTTTGGTATAGACTTATTTTAA
- a CDS encoding OmpH family outer membrane protein, whose amino-acid sequence MKKYISFLVLICLVSSFAFADRITKVGVVDLSRIYSVYYKESKAVREIEELKKTYQNDINRMNDEIRQLTEKKMKAENDGDDSTALKLDNEIFKKKELLKEYASMRQSQLKKKSDSVLESSDFLKEILSQIQYVSEAEGYSLILQKNGTSSNLVWYSPDVDITDAVLDRLVKSKQ is encoded by the coding sequence ATGAAGAAATATATAAGTTTTTTAGTTTTAATATGTTTAGTTAGTTCTTTTGCTTTTGCTGATCGCATCACAAAAGTGGGAGTTGTTGATTTATCACGCATTTATTCAGTGTATTACAAAGAGTCAAAAGCTGTTAGAGAAATAGAAGAGTTAAAAAAGACTTATCAGAATGATATTAATAGAATGAATGATGAGATTAGACAACTAACAGAAAAGAAAATGAAAGCAGAAAATGACGGAGATGATAGCACTGCTCTTAAGCTTGATAATGAAATTTTTAAAAAGAAAGAGCTTCTAAAAGAATATGCGAGTATGAGGCAAAGTCAGTTGAAGAAAAAATCAGACAGTGTTTTAGAAAGCTCGGACTTTTTAAAGGAGATATTATCACAGATTCAATATGTTTCAGAAGCTGAAGGATATTCACTTATATTACAGAAGAATGGAACAAGTTCAAATTTAGTGTGGTATTCCCCTGATGTCGATATAACAGATGCTGTACTTGATAGATTAGT
- a CDS encoding translocation/assembly module TamB domain-containing protein, protein MKNKTFNININIGTIIVIVAIILSSLCTYPLIKRIQLLFNEGKNNAILRLEDKTGYSISYESISPSIFRNFRIKSLKVVDPITKTQLLSVNSVRVYYNIFKLIARDWDGFVDEVRFENTTLNLDLNKKSENGNTNSISPLSNIKLPEGINISGKNISVNILYRAYQISLDDLFFRLEDRESNYRTQVSSNVIITNIQTQTHILDSKLRISGATGKKLTWTNWNTEIKKTKSDYFIIEDQNIYLEYFENKIHIQKTRDKLPLDLQFNYSLIDTKWSLKILSEKFRLNNIVKFIGKLDFINGYDLDNFTLDASISGNWKQKTIEYSASGSFDSYLTSLFKDSHIDLDINGSRFLTNVNSLHLSSQNGEIVYSGNLDWKNQLPDGVVHLQSVLIPGLFKRIDTSLLINSKSSNKIIITSDLINVGTTIIDSFSLDIFKIKNTLLATGSIDIPILDTASNIDFEFNINLDDLNSIMGYASVKELPISEIYKIAVPDKSFNLDYYTALSKYNYNSDIFLRINKGSFLISSLSNKINNSIDKNDNINLSFSISNNIISISDINISWFDKSIKGEIKLEKDDHKYNIRSQLNWLGELYVYTGEYHWNSSKPLTINYLNSEFINWQKDKLGNNLISINIIDFPLEFNKFFTTSSLTSSIYINDKGIEVNIDSLATTIKAPVSNVSTTLNISGRYKKGIINIENILVESEEADLKGHGLLSVTPGVFPFANGELTLQSESTTENISISLDSKISQISLNVDSLPVSRFFGSQWSGNVEATVNMTKEESLVIKGSIKAPDLIYKNDSIQLNSLFRYVSDNIEISKTNIKYRQMSLNNISGNIATSQLKGTLQGDILSKMGRDVFQGHLDLNIDTIKSETTNNRIGYIKISDILQSGQIYDDWQLNFYSENSINNIFFNGGYRNSINGSLTNLNTLNFSIDRQSPVSLDGYAFIRNGSLTTTLSNVKVELSWLNNFLNRSDFVIHNGVLTGEVNVIGSINDPDFDGHFILTDFNAQIPYIEKNLLIDTSNIKISDKELVIDNTNGRINRTNLNFLGTGLIDHWIPSSYQIKIDILDNPGIPFSFGKNYLSIDGDINGAAQMEGNFQTAVITGDITLSNSEIVLGLTDDSANNKSESTNFKAMLDMNVKVGPKVQLYAPSKRFPLIKGFLTIGNNLNFYYNQSTNEYAIQGKLAIDRGEINYLKSRSFYIKEGIITLNETNEYFDPQLEVRAETREKDNNGDSYTITLIHSGSLLNFKPRFESNPPKTEAQLMALMGLPTISENGDLITSNDDVSVLNEISASEVGADLVGDTVGIFLIRPFEAKIQDFLRLDLFTLRSEVLKKAILERDEITSVSDVLDNTRVFFGKYLSDDIFLETILNFRSLDDSKTYLEASDTIGVDLEFGLTFDTPLFQIGWNLAPEEEDRENLYLKDTVFSLEWRKSF, encoded by the coding sequence ATGAAAAATAAAACTTTTAATATTAATATTAATATTGGAACCATTATAGTAATTGTAGCAATAATACTTTCATCTTTATGTACTTATCCTTTAATAAAAAGAATCCAATTACTATTTAATGAAGGTAAAAACAATGCGATTCTTCGTTTAGAAGATAAAACAGGTTATAGCATTTCATATGAAAGCATCTCACCTTCCATTTTCCGTAATTTTAGGATTAAGTCTCTTAAAGTTGTTGATCCGATAACGAAAACTCAATTATTATCAGTAAATAGTGTTAGAGTTTATTATAATATATTTAAGCTGATTGCTCGCGATTGGGATGGTTTTGTTGATGAAGTACGTTTTGAAAACACCACCTTAAATCTAGATTTAAATAAAAAGAGTGAAAATGGAAATACTAACTCAATTAGCCCATTAAGTAATATAAAATTACCAGAGGGAATAAACATTTCTGGTAAAAATATATCTGTCAATATTCTTTACCGTGCATATCAGATCTCATTAGATGATTTATTCTTTCGTTTGGAAGATCGTGAATCAAATTATAGAACACAGGTATCCAGTAACGTAATTATAACAAATATTCAGACACAAACTCATATATTGGATTCTAAACTACGTATTTCAGGGGCAACTGGTAAGAAATTGACTTGGACTAACTGGAATACAGAAATAAAGAAAACAAAATCAGATTATTTTATTATAGAAGATCAGAATATATATTTAGAATATTTTGAGAATAAAATTCACATTCAAAAGACAAGAGATAAGTTACCCCTGGATTTACAGTTTAATTATAGTTTAATAGATACGAAATGGTCGTTGAAGATATTAAGTGAGAAATTTAGATTAAACAACATTGTTAAGTTTATTGGTAAGTTAGACTTTATAAATGGATATGATTTAGATAACTTTACACTTGATGCTTCAATTTCAGGAAATTGGAAACAGAAAACTATAGAATATTCTGCGTCTGGTTCTTTTGATTCATACTTAACTTCATTATTTAAAGATAGTCATATTGATCTAGACATTAATGGCTCTCGATTTTTGACAAATGTCAATAGTTTGCATTTATCCAGTCAGAATGGAGAAATAGTATATTCTGGTAACTTGGATTGGAAAAATCAATTACCCGATGGCGTTGTTCATTTACAGTCAGTACTTATCCCTGGTTTGTTTAAAAGAATTGATACAAGTCTATTAATTAATTCTAAATCTTCTAATAAAATTATAATCACATCTGATTTAATAAATGTTGGTACTACAATTATAGATAGTTTCAGTTTGGATATTTTTAAAATTAAAAATACTTTGTTAGCTACTGGATCGATAGATATTCCAATACTCGATACGGCTTCCAATATTGATTTTGAATTTAATATAAATCTGGATGATCTCAATAGTATCATGGGTTATGCCAGCGTAAAAGAATTACCTATTAGTGAAATTTATAAGATAGCTGTACCCGATAAGTCTTTTAATTTAGATTATTACACTGCTTTGTCCAAATATAATTATAATAGTGATATTTTTTTAAGAATCAACAAAGGTTCTTTTTTGATTAGCTCTTTGTCAAACAAAATAAATAACTCCATTGATAAGAATGATAATATAAATTTGTCATTTTCAATATCAAATAATATCATAAGTATTAGTGATATTAATATTTCATGGTTTGATAAGAGTATAAAAGGGGAAATAAAGCTAGAAAAAGATGATCATAAGTACAATATAAGAAGTCAATTAAACTGGCTTGGAGAATTATATGTCTATACTGGTGAATACCATTGGAATTCTTCTAAACCTTTAACTATTAATTATTTAAATAGTGAGTTCATTAATTGGCAGAAAGATAAATTAGGTAATAATCTAATTTCTATTAATATTATAGATTTTCCTCTAGAGTTTAATAAGTTCTTTACTACAAGTTCTTTGACATCAAGTATTTATATTAACGACAAGGGAATAGAAGTAAATATAGATAGTTTAGCTACAACTATTAAGGCTCCAGTATCAAATGTTAGTACTACATTAAACATTTCTGGACGTTATAAGAAAGGAATAATTAATATAGAAAATATTTTAGTTGAGTCTGAAGAGGCGGACTTAAAAGGGCATGGTCTATTGTCTGTTACTCCTGGTGTTTTTCCTTTCGCTAATGGAGAATTGACTTTACAATCAGAATCGACAACTGAAAATATCTCTATCTCCTTAGATTCTAAAATTAGTCAAATATCGTTAAATGTTGATAGTTTGCCCGTAAGTAGATTTTTTGGTAGTCAGTGGAGTGGAAATGTTGAAGCTACAGTAAATATGACTAAAGAAGAATCATTAGTTATTAAAGGTAGTATTAAAGCTCCAGATTTAATCTATAAAAATGATTCTATACAACTTAATAGTCTTTTTAGATATGTTTCTGACAATATAGAGATTTCTAAGACTAATATAAAATACCGTCAAATGAGTTTGAATAATATTTCAGGCAACATAGCCACATCACAATTAAAAGGCACCCTTCAAGGGGATATTCTAAGTAAAATGGGTAGAGATGTTTTTCAAGGTCATCTGGACCTCAACATAGATACCATTAAATCTGAAACAACCAATAACAGAATAGGTTATATAAAAATATCAGATATTCTCCAAAGTGGTCAGATATATGATGATTGGCAACTAAATTTCTATTCTGAAAACTCTATAAATAATATTTTTTTTAATGGTGGATACAGAAACTCTATAAATGGATCATTAACAAATCTTAATACATTAAATTTTTCAATTGATAGACAATCTCCCGTAAGTCTTGACGGATATGCATTTATTAGAAATGGGTCATTAACTACTACACTTTCAAATGTAAAAGTAGAGTTATCTTGGCTAAATAATTTCTTAAATAGAAGTGATTTCGTAATCCATAATGGAGTTCTTACTGGAGAGGTTAATGTAATTGGATCAATAAATGATCCCGATTTCGATGGACATTTTATACTAACTGATTTTAATGCTCAAATTCCGTACATTGAAAAAAATCTTTTAATCGATACCTCAAATATAAAGATATCAGATAAAGAATTAGTTATCGATAATACAAATGGTCGTATAAATCGAACTAACTTGAATTTTTTAGGTACTGGATTAATTGATCATTGGATTCCCTCGTCTTATCAAATCAAAATAGACATTCTTGATAATCCTGGTATTCCATTTAGCTTTGGAAAAAACTATTTGAGTATTGATGGTGATATAAATGGAGCTGCACAAATGGAAGGAAATTTCCAGACTGCAGTAATTACAGGAGATATTACTCTTAGTAATTCTGAAATTGTATTAGGTTTAACTGATGATAGCGCTAACAATAAATCTGAAAGTACAAATTTTAAAGCTATGCTTGATATGAATGTTAAGGTTGGACCTAAAGTACAGCTGTATGCTCCAAGTAAACGTTTTCCTTTAATTAAAGGCTTTTTAACCATAGGTAATAACCTTAATTTCTACTACAATCAAAGTACAAATGAATACGCAATCCAAGGTAAATTAGCTATCGATCGTGGTGAAATAAACTATTTAAAGAGCAGAAGTTTTTATATTAAGGAAGGTATAATAACTTTAAATGAAACTAATGAGTATTTTGATCCTCAATTAGAGGTTAGAGCCGAAACTAGAGAAAAAGATAATAACGGAGATAGCTATACAATTACTCTCATACATTCTGGTTCATTATTAAACTTTAAACCTAGATTTGAATCAAACCCTCCAAAAACAGAAGCCCAATTAATGGCTCTCATGGGTTTACCAACAATATCAGAAAATGGTGATTTAATAACTTCAAATGATGATGTTTCTGTGTTGAATGAAATATCTGCTTCAGAAGTAGGAGCTGATTTAGTTGGTGATACTGTTGGTATTTTTTTAATTCGACCGTTTGAAGCAAAAATTCAAGATTTTCTTAGGCTTGATTTGTTTACATTAAGATCGGAAGTATTAAAGAAAGCTATTTTGGAAAGAGATGAAATAACATCTGTTAGTGATGTTCTTGACAATACTCGTGTTTTTTTTGGAAAATACCTTTCTGATGATATATTTCTTGAAACTATCCTTAATTTTAGGAGTTTAGATGATAGTAAAACATATCTAGAAGCTTCTGACACAATTGGAGTGGACTTGGAATTTGGCCTAACATTTGATACACCTTTGTTTCAGATCGGTTGGAATTTAGCTCCTGAAGAAGAAGATAGAGAAAATTTATATTTAAAAGATACTGTTTTCTCTTTGGAATGGAGAAAATCGTTCTAA
- a CDS encoding ExbD/TolR family protein, translating into MRRLSLKRKQNHDKSLPLTPLIDMVFLVMIFFIINTSFSLTPVLDIKLPKASSSKPDLTEKEISIYVRATGSIVIDDEEYNTESLLQALVDKEKEIKIYIYSDEFTSYGKVLNILDVLRSNDFVNVFLVTDKKIGNE; encoded by the coding sequence ATGCGAAGATTAAGTCTTAAAAGAAAACAAAATCATGATAAAAGTCTTCCCTTAACACCATTAATAGATATGGTCTTTCTAGTAATGATATTTTTTATCATAAATACTAGTTTTTCCTTAACTCCAGTTCTTGATATAAAACTTCCAAAAGCAAGTAGTAGCAAGCCTGATTTGACCGAAAAAGAAATTTCAATATATGTACGAGCTACAGGATCAATAGTGATTGATGATGAGGAGTATAATACAGAAAGTCTTCTACAGGCTTTAGTTGATAAAGAAAAAGAAATTAAGATATACATCTATTCAGATGAATTTACATCTTATGGTAAGGTCCTGAATATCTTGGACGTATTGAGGTCTAATGATTTTGTAAATGTATTTTTAGTTACCGATAAGAAAATAGGGAATGAATAG